The [Pseudomonas] carboxydohydrogena genome includes a window with the following:
- a CDS encoding carbon-nitrogen hydrolase family protein produces the protein MKQYPRFKAAACHAAPVYFDAHATVDKACAWIEEAARNGAELIAFPEAFIASFPVWSGVWAPVDVHEFFCKLVASSVEVNGPEIARIRGVARRHGVFVSIGINEASPISDGCIYDTNILIGDDGALLNVHRKLVPTYWEKLTWSNGDGSGLRVVNTRIGRIGALVCGENTNGLARFALLAQGENVHISSFSPRWPTHPPGEAAYDLEAAIRLRAGAHAFEGKLFNIVASGFLPPEAIDIISRDNARARQLLEEASKSVSLIMGPGGTPISNVLKEEEGIAYADIDLSLCVVPKQFQDVVGYYNRFDVFQLKVNRRALVAAEFVSEQIPSFEGLDDSAPASETEA, from the coding sequence ATGAAACAGTACCCACGCTTCAAGGCGGCCGCCTGCCACGCCGCGCCGGTCTATTTCGACGCGCACGCCACGGTCGACAAGGCCTGTGCCTGGATCGAAGAGGCCGCGCGCAACGGCGCCGAACTGATCGCTTTCCCCGAGGCTTTTATTGCCTCATTCCCGGTGTGGTCCGGGGTGTGGGCCCCGGTCGATGTCCATGAATTCTTCTGCAAGCTGGTGGCGTCGTCGGTCGAGGTCAATGGACCGGAGATAGCGCGCATTCGTGGCGTCGCGCGCCGTCATGGCGTTTTTGTCTCGATCGGTATCAACGAGGCTTCGCCCATCAGCGACGGCTGCATCTATGACACCAACATCCTGATCGGCGACGACGGTGCGCTGCTGAACGTCCACCGCAAGCTCGTTCCGACCTATTGGGAAAAACTCACCTGGAGCAATGGCGACGGTTCGGGTTTGCGTGTCGTCAACACCCGGATCGGCCGCATCGGCGCTCTGGTGTGCGGTGAGAACACCAACGGTCTCGCGCGATTTGCGCTGCTGGCGCAGGGCGAGAACGTGCATATTTCATCGTTCTCGCCGCGTTGGCCGACCCATCCGCCGGGTGAGGCGGCCTACGATCTCGAGGCCGCGATCCGTCTGCGCGCGGGCGCTCACGCGTTCGAAGGCAAGCTGTTTAACATCGTGGCGTCAGGCTTCCTGCCGCCGGAGGCGATCGATATCATTAGCCGCGATAACGCTCGTGCCCGGCAGCTTCTGGAAGAGGCATCGAAGAGCGTGTCGCTGATTATGGGCCCGGGCGGGACACCGATCAGCAATGTTCTCAAGGAGGAGGAAGGCATCGCCTACGCCGATATCGACCTGTCGCTCTGCGTTGTGCCGAAGCAATTCCAGGATGTTGTCGGCTACTACAACCGCTTCGACGTTTTCCAGCTCAAGGTGAATCGCCGCGCGCTTGTGGCGGCGGAATTTGTCAGCGAACAGATTCCCTCTTTTGAAGGATTGGATGACTCTGCGCCCGCTTCAGAAACGGAAGCGTAA
- a CDS encoding enolase C-terminal domain-like protein, which produces MNQQFTPVAGSAVQDGPKITAITARGVIAPMQRPLRTASGVMSSAPLVLVDIATTDGVVGRGYAFAYTPVVLASLTRLVADIADLLDGKPLQPQTLMQSLRSRFVLIGSRGLIDMALAVLDIALWDAHAKHLKQPLVRLLGGEPVDLPAYASFGMDGLDDAVRLTTEAAGQGFGAVKIKVGYENFADDLAVVRAVKRAIGDVSLLIDYNQSLNVPDAIMRCGALDDEGLAWIEEPTSYDDTAGHAKIAASIRTPLQLGENLWGPQDIAESIRLGASDLMMPDLIKVGGVSGWLRASAICHGARMPVSNHFFQEASAHLMAVTPTAHFVEYFDLAGPVLAKSLPVRNGKVRADDAPGVGIEWNEAAVARLLT; this is translated from the coding sequence GTGAATCAGCAATTTACGCCGGTGGCGGGGTCGGCCGTACAGGACGGGCCGAAGATTACGGCGATCACGGCCCGTGGCGTGATCGCGCCCATGCAGCGTCCGCTGCGGACCGCGAGCGGCGTCATGAGCAGCGCGCCGCTGGTGCTGGTCGATATCGCGACCACGGATGGCGTTGTGGGACGCGGTTATGCGTTTGCCTATACGCCGGTCGTGCTCGCGTCGCTGACGCGCCTTGTGGCCGATATCGCCGATCTTCTCGATGGTAAGCCGCTCCAGCCGCAGACATTGATGCAGTCGCTGCGCTCGCGCTTTGTACTGATCGGAAGCCGGGGCCTGATCGACATGGCCCTTGCGGTACTCGACATCGCGTTGTGGGATGCCCATGCGAAACATCTCAAGCAACCGCTGGTCCGTCTTCTCGGCGGAGAGCCGGTCGACCTGCCGGCCTATGCCAGCTTCGGCATGGATGGACTCGATGATGCCGTACGCCTGACGACGGAGGCGGCCGGGCAAGGCTTCGGCGCGGTGAAGATCAAGGTCGGCTACGAGAATTTTGCCGACGATCTTGCCGTTGTTCGCGCCGTCAAACGGGCGATCGGCGATGTGTCGTTGCTGATCGACTACAATCAAAGCCTCAACGTCCCCGACGCGATCATGCGCTGCGGCGCGCTGGATGATGAAGGCCTGGCCTGGATCGAGGAGCCGACGTCTTATGACGACACGGCAGGTCACGCCAAGATCGCGGCCAGCATTCGCACTCCACTGCAACTCGGCGAGAACCTGTGGGGTCCGCAGGACATTGCCGAGAGCATCCGGCTTGGCGCATCCGATCTGATGATGCCGGACCTGATCAAGGTCGGTGGCGTCAGCGGCTGGCTCCGCGCATCGGCGATCTGCCATGGCGCGCGCATGCCGGTCAGCAATCATTTCTTCCAGGAGGCAAGTGCGCATCTGATGGCGGTGACGCCGACCGCGCATTTCGTCGAGTATTTCGATCTGGCGGGACCGGTTCTGGCAAAGTCGCTGCCGGTGCGCAACGGCAAGGTTCGCGCGGACGATGCGCCGGGCGTCGGGATCGAGTGGAACGAAGCCGCGGTCGCAAGACTGCTGACCTGA
- a CDS encoding ATP-binding protein, translated as MATKPRSTRRLGKSKTSRKGKRPPAKKPVRKAAPKRAASKPPRKPAGPARGVVETALAAFAHEVRTPLTGILAISSLLETSDLGARERRWVETIRTGAEHLAALATLYVDAAKSMAARLPMREDFFDLRALARSAGDGLAGRATANGLQSRVTVAEGLPQFVTGDAVRLRAALENLIDNAVKFTPSGLVELDVSAASHGKNGMNVSFAVSDSGIGLSLAEINRLFKPFSQASIDVASRFGGAGLGLWSVKQLAQAMGGDVDVVRRKDGGTVFTLTVRVGVPREERTPSAPSSSYAGALKILSVEDNPFGRVVLNTVLGELGHRIEFVGQGELAAERVSRGDLDVVLMDMVLPGIDGVETIRRLRALGTAGERVGIIGVSGREQDEAKARAAGADAFLMKPVSPRALAAALGQATVRRAASGG; from the coding sequence ATGGCGACGAAGCCGCGTTCGACGCGCCGCCTGGGGAAGTCGAAAACATCGCGCAAGGGAAAGCGGCCTCCGGCGAAGAAGCCGGTCAGGAAGGCTGCGCCCAAGCGCGCTGCCAGCAAGCCGCCACGCAAGCCCGCAGGCCCGGCGCGTGGCGTGGTGGAGACGGCGCTTGCCGCTTTTGCCCATGAGGTGCGCACGCCGCTGACCGGCATCCTCGCGATCTCATCGCTGCTGGAGACGTCGGATCTGGGCGCGCGCGAGCGTCGCTGGGTGGAAACCATCCGCACCGGCGCGGAGCATCTCGCGGCACTCGCGACGCTCTATGTCGATGCCGCCAAAAGCATGGCCGCGCGCCTGCCGATGCGGGAGGATTTTTTCGACCTGCGTGCGCTGGCGCGTTCGGCGGGCGATGGACTTGCCGGCCGCGCCACCGCCAACGGTCTGCAATCGAGGGTGACGGTTGCCGAGGGTTTGCCGCAATTCGTGACAGGCGACGCCGTGCGCCTGCGCGCCGCGCTGGAAAACCTGATCGACAATGCGGTGAAATTCACGCCGTCCGGGCTGGTCGAACTCGACGTTTCCGCCGCGTCACACGGCAAGAATGGAATGAATGTCTCCTTCGCGGTGTCCGACAGCGGCATCGGCCTGTCGCTCGCCGAGATCAACCGGTTGTTCAAGCCGTTCTCGCAGGCCAGCATAGATGTGGCATCGCGCTTTGGCGGCGCGGGACTTGGCCTGTGGTCGGTGAAACAACTCGCGCAGGCGATGGGTGGCGATGTTGATGTCGTGCGGCGCAAGGACGGCGGCACCGTCTTTACGCTGACGGTGCGCGTCGGCGTGCCGCGCGAGGAGCGCACGCCGTCCGCGCCGTCATCATCCTATGCGGGCGCGCTGAAAATCCTCAGCGTCGAGGACAATCCGTTCGGCCGCGTCGTGCTCAACACGGTGCTTGGCGAGTTGGGACACAGAATCGAATTCGTCGGACAGGGCGAGCTTGCGGCGGAGCGCGTGTCACGCGGCGATCTCGATGTCGTGCTGATGGACATGGTGCTGCCGGGTATCGACGGCGTCGAGACCATTCGCCGGTTGCGCGCGCTTGGGACTGCGGGCGAGCGCGTCGGGATCATCGGTGTCTCCGGCCGTGAGCAGGACGAAGCCAAGGCGCGCGCCGCTGGCGCCGATGCTTTCCTGATGAAGCCGGTCAGTCCCCGTGCGCTGGCGGCGGCGCTTGGGCAGGCGACGGTTCGCCGGGCTGCTTCCGGCGGATGA
- a CDS encoding YihY/virulence factor BrkB family protein, with protein MTLIRRAFQIGLDAFNAFLADDGWAIASHIALSALMAFFPFLIVLASLAGFLGSKDLADQAASLMLQVWPSQAADALVTQIHGVLTQTRGDALTFGLVLSLYFSSNGVESLRVGLNRAYGVTETRPWYWLRLESIGYTLIAAAVSLVLALLLVLGPLLLAAARYYLPLIIAPKEHLLNFARYAIALVSLVSALFVLHAWLPAGHRTLRQIMPGIAFTVIASLASAAGFGQYLARFANNYVTTYAGLASVVIALVFLYFVAAIFIYGGALNAAIIRRKQPGEPSPAQAPPPAHGD; from the coding sequence ATGACACTCATCCGCCGCGCCTTTCAGATCGGGCTCGACGCCTTCAATGCGTTTCTGGCCGACGACGGCTGGGCGATCGCGAGTCATATTGCGCTGTCGGCGCTGATGGCGTTCTTTCCGTTCCTGATCGTGCTGGCCTCGCTGGCGGGGTTTCTGGGCTCCAAGGATCTGGCCGATCAGGCAGCCAGCCTGATGTTGCAGGTCTGGCCAAGCCAGGCCGCCGATGCGCTGGTGACACAAATCCACGGCGTCCTGACCCAGACGCGCGGCGATGCGCTGACCTTCGGCCTCGTGCTGTCGCTGTATTTCTCCTCCAACGGCGTGGAGAGTTTGCGGGTCGGGTTGAACCGCGCCTACGGCGTCACCGAAACGCGGCCCTGGTATTGGCTGCGGCTGGAGTCGATCGGCTACACCCTGATCGCGGCGGCCGTCTCGCTGGTGCTCGCGCTATTGCTGGTGCTCGGCCCGCTGCTGCTTGCCGCCGCGCGCTATTACTTGCCGCTCATCATCGCGCCGAAAGAACATCTGCTCAACTTCGCGCGTTATGCCATCGCACTGGTGTCGCTTGTGAGCGCCCTGTTCGTGCTGCACGCATGGCTGCCCGCCGGCCACCGGACGCTCCGTCAGATCATGCCGGGAATTGCGTTCACCGTGATCGCCTCGCTCGCCTCGGCGGCAGGCTTCGGACAATATCTGGCGCGCTTCGCAAACAATTACGTCACGACCTATGCGGGCCTCGCCTCGGTCGTGATCGCGCTGGTGTTTCTGTATTTCGTCGCCGCGATTTTCATCTATGGCGGCGCGCTCAATGCCGCGATCATCCGCCGGAAGCAGCCCGGCGAACCGTCGCCTGCCCAAGCGCCGCCGCCAGCGCACGGGGACTGA
- a CDS encoding HNH endonuclease, whose product MNAHVSQGGWPALVLNADFRPLSYYPLSLWSWQDAIKAVFLDRVNIVASYEHAVHSPSFEMQLPSVVSLKSFVKPTTHPAFTRFNVFLRDRFSCQYCTSQEDLTFDHIIPRSRGGQTTWENVVAACSPCNLRKGSMTMQQANMFPRQTPYAPTVHQLHRNGRLFPPNYLHDSWLDYLYWDTELDP is encoded by the coding sequence TTGAACGCACATGTCTCACAAGGCGGTTGGCCGGCATTGGTGTTGAACGCCGATTTCCGGCCACTGAGTTACTACCCGCTCTCACTTTGGTCATGGCAGGACGCAATCAAAGCCGTGTTCCTTGACCGCGTGAATATCGTTGCCAGTTACGAGCACGCGGTTCACAGCCCATCTTTCGAAATGCAACTGCCGAGCGTCGTCTCGCTCAAATCCTTCGTCAAGCCGACGACCCATCCCGCGTTCACGCGCTTCAATGTTTTCCTGCGCGACCGCTTCTCCTGCCAGTACTGCACCTCGCAGGAAGACCTCACATTCGATCACATCATCCCGCGTTCGCGCGGCGGACAGACGACGTGGGAAAATGTCGTCGCGGCCTGCTCACCCTGCAATCTGCGCAAGGGCAGCATGACGATGCAGCAGGCCAACATGTTTCCGCGCCAGACGCCCTATGCGCCGACGGTCCACCAGCTTCATCGCAACGGCCGGCTATTCCCGCCGAACTACTTGCACGATAGCTGGCTCGACTATCTCTACTGGGACACCGAACTCGACCCATAG
- a CDS encoding FAD-binding and (Fe-S)-binding domain-containing protein, with the protein MSGDVLFDAGSRGRYATDASIYQIMPIGVVIPKSQDDLRRALDVARAHHAPVLARGAGSSQCGQTIGEAVVIDTTRHLNKIIAFDADRMTVTVEPGIVLDHLNAFLRPHGLWYPVDVSTSAQATIGGMAGNNSCGSRSIRYGNMVHNVEGIDAILPDGREILFGTLHAMTPDAGTQELVRNIQTIARSVDAELVERTPKVLRRVAGYNLDLFNCQNQKSYTSDGVPNLSNLLVGSEGTLAFSRQLTLRLSPLPNHRVLGVVNFPTFYQAMDLTQHIVKLAPAAVELVDRTMIDLALGNAAFRPVIEKVLVRDPQALLLVEFAGGDLETGKRHLSRLGELMGDLGLPGSVVDLTSPGEQKSLWDVRKAGLNIMMSMKGDGKPVSFIEDCAVPLEHLAEFTDRLTGLFRKFGTEGTWYAHASVGLLHVRPILDMRRDGAVKMRALAEEASAVVRHFKGAYSGEHGDGICRGEWVAWQYGPKINAAFQSIKSLFDPENRFSPDRIVNPPRMDDTRLFRYPPAYRELPFSPQLDWSPWNVTRDPMTGVEGARGSGGDLTGGFAKALEMCNNNGHCRKFDAGTMCPSYRISRDERHVTRGRANTLRLALSGQLGRGGLASQEVKEVLDLCVSCKGCKRDCPTGIDMAKVKIEARAVWAAENGVRLRDRMVAYMPYYATPAGYVSWLLALADRLPLISAFAKRTMGIAPQRSLPRFRRSFLSRARNSSESAVAGKEVFLFVDTFNNSMEPGNAEAAFKVLRAGGYRVHLHAGDRKRPLCCGRTFLAAGLVDKAKAEARRMIDALLPLVRRGVPIVGLEPSCLLTLRDEFLTYGFGEEARLISQSAFLFEEFLVREYSAGRLNLELKPLPISRALLHGHCHQKAFNAVTPIKTVLSWIPSLDVGEIEGSCCGMAGSFGYEAEHFEASMAMGELSLLPAVRKAGPDAIVIADGTSCRHQILDGAHTEAHHVACILAAALKTEEEEAAR; encoded by the coding sequence TTGAGCGGTGATGTCCTGTTCGACGCCGGGAGTCGCGGACGCTACGCGACGGATGCCTCGATCTATCAGATCATGCCGATCGGCGTGGTCATTCCGAAAAGTCAGGATGATCTTCGTCGTGCGCTGGATGTGGCGCGGGCGCATCATGCGCCTGTTCTCGCCCGCGGCGCGGGATCGAGCCAGTGCGGCCAGACCATCGGCGAGGCCGTCGTCATCGACACCACGCGGCATCTCAACAAGATCATCGCCTTCGATGCGGACAGGATGACCGTTACGGTCGAGCCCGGAATCGTGCTCGACCATCTCAATGCGTTCCTGCGTCCGCACGGGCTGTGGTATCCTGTCGATGTCTCGACCAGCGCGCAGGCCACCATCGGGGGCATGGCCGGAAACAATTCTTGCGGTTCGCGCTCCATCCGCTACGGAAACATGGTGCACAATGTCGAGGGGATCGATGCCATCCTGCCGGATGGACGCGAGATCCTGTTCGGTACGCTGCATGCGATGACGCCGGATGCGGGCACGCAGGAGCTGGTTCGGAATATCCAGACGATCGCTCGCAGCGTCGATGCCGAACTGGTCGAGCGCACGCCGAAGGTTCTGCGCCGCGTGGCGGGTTACAATCTCGATCTATTCAATTGTCAAAACCAAAAATCCTACACATCGGATGGTGTTCCGAATCTCAGCAACCTGCTGGTCGGATCGGAGGGTACGCTCGCCTTTAGCCGGCAACTGACCTTGAGGCTGTCGCCGTTGCCGAACCATCGCGTGCTCGGCGTGGTGAATTTTCCGACTTTCTATCAGGCGATGGATCTGACCCAGCATATCGTCAAGCTGGCTCCGGCGGCGGTCGAGCTGGTCGATCGCACGATGATCGATCTTGCTCTCGGGAATGCGGCTTTCCGGCCGGTCATTGAAAAGGTTCTGGTGAGGGACCCGCAGGCCTTGTTGCTGGTGGAGTTTGCGGGCGGCGATCTGGAAACCGGGAAGCGTCATTTGTCGCGGCTTGGCGAGTTGATGGGCGATCTTGGGTTGCCGGGATCGGTGGTCGATCTGACATCGCCGGGAGAGCAGAAGTCACTCTGGGACGTGCGCAAGGCGGGTCTCAACATCATGATGAGCATGAAGGGCGACGGCAAGCCTGTCTCCTTCATCGAGGATTGCGCCGTCCCGCTCGAGCATCTCGCGGAATTCACCGATCGGTTGACGGGTCTGTTCCGCAAATTCGGCACGGAAGGCACATGGTATGCCCATGCCAGTGTGGGTCTTCTGCATGTGCGGCCGATTCTCGACATGCGGCGCGACGGCGCGGTGAAGATGCGTGCGCTGGCGGAGGAGGCATCGGCCGTGGTTCGCCACTTCAAGGGCGCCTATTCGGGCGAGCATGGCGACGGCATTTGCCGCGGCGAGTGGGTGGCCTGGCAATACGGCCCGAAGATCAATGCGGCGTTTCAGAGTATCAAGTCCCTGTTCGATCCTGAAAACCGCTTCAGTCCGGATCGCATCGTCAATCCGCCGAGAATGGACGACACGAGGCTGTTTCGTTATCCGCCAGCCTATCGCGAATTGCCGTTTTCTCCCCAACTCGACTGGTCACCATGGAATGTAACGCGCGACCCCATGACAGGCGTGGAGGGTGCGCGCGGCAGCGGCGGCGACCTCACCGGCGGCTTCGCCAAGGCGCTGGAGATGTGCAACAACAACGGGCATTGCCGCAAATTCGATGCGGGAACGATGTGTCCGAGCTATCGCATCAGCCGTGACGAGCGCCACGTCACGCGCGGCCGCGCCAATACGCTCCGCCTCGCATTGTCCGGGCAACTCGGACGCGGTGGGCTTGCAAGCCAGGAGGTCAAGGAGGTTCTCGATCTCTGTGTGTCGTGCAAGGGCTGCAAGCGCGATTGCCCGACAGGCATCGACATGGCCAAGGTCAAGATCGAGGCGCGCGCGGTATGGGCGGCGGAGAATGGCGTGCGGCTGCGCGATCGCATGGTTGCGTATATGCCATACTATGCGACCCCGGCGGGCTATGTGTCGTGGCTGCTTGCGTTGGCCGATCGCCTGCCGCTGATTTCGGCTTTCGCCAAAAGAACGATGGGGATCGCTCCCCAGCGCTCGCTGCCGCGCTTCCGGCGTTCGTTCCTTTCCCGCGCGCGGAATAGTTCGGAGAGTGCCGTTGCCGGGAAGGAGGTGTTCCTGTTCGTGGACACTTTCAACAACTCGATGGAGCCGGGCAATGCCGAGGCCGCATTCAAGGTTCTCCGCGCGGGTGGCTATCGCGTCCATCTGCACGCCGGGGATCGGAAGCGTCCGCTTTGTTGCGGACGCACTTTCCTTGCGGCGGGTCTGGTCGACAAGGCCAAGGCCGAGGCGCGGCGGATGATCGATGCGCTGCTGCCGCTCGTGCGTCGTGGCGTGCCGATTGTGGGGTTGGAGCCGTCCTGCCTGCTGACGCTCCGTGACGAATTCCTGACGTATGGTTTTGGCGAGGAAGCGCGTCTCATTTCGCAATCGGCTTTCCTGTTCGAGGAGTTCCTTGTGCGTGAATACAGCGCCGGCAGGCTGAATCTCGAGTTGAAGCCGTTGCCGATATCGCGTGCCTTGCTGCATGGCCATTGTCACCAGAAGGCGTTCAATGCCGTGACGCCGATCAAGACCGTCCTGTCATGGATACCGTCTCTCGATGTCGGCGAGATCGAGGGATCGTGCTGTGGAATGGCCGGAAGTTTCGGTTACGAGGCTGAGCATTTTGAAGCATCGATGGCGATGGGGGAATTGTCGCTGCTTCCGGCTGTGCGCAAGGCCGGGCCTGATGCGATCGTGATCGCCGACGGCACGAGCTGCCGCCATCAAATTCTCGACGGTGCTCATACGGAAGCTCATCATGTTGCATGCATTCTCGCTGCGGCACTGAAAACAGAAGAAGAGGAGGCTGCCCGGTGA
- the gluQRS gene encoding tRNA glutamyl-Q(34) synthetase GluQRS gives MPPPVFRFAPSPNGLLHLGHAYSALLNFDLARQNGGRFLLRIEDIDGARSRPDYEAAIYQDLAWLGIVWETPVRRQSEHFDLYRDAVERLAGHGLVYPAFESRAEIVRMIEQSPHMQVSAKPWPRDPDGSPLYPGSVTTLPPQEREARMRAGEPFVLRLDSGTACRQAGALMWEEQGSGPGGETKRVAARPEAWGDVVLARKETPTSYHLSVVLDDALQGVTHVVRGQDLFWATSVHRLLQQLLGLPAPVYRHHGLLRGEDGRKLSKSARAASLQSLREQGLSPQNIREMVGLP, from the coding sequence ATGCCGCCACCTGTTTTTCGTTTTGCCCCGAGTCCGAATGGCCTGCTGCACCTCGGTCACGCCTATTCGGCGCTGCTGAACTTCGACCTCGCGCGGCAGAACGGCGGGCGGTTTCTGCTGCGGATCGAGGATATCGACGGGGCGCGATCCCGCCCGGACTACGAGGCGGCGATCTATCAGGACCTTGCATGGCTCGGCATCGTCTGGGAAACGCCGGTGCGGCGACAGTCGGAGCATTTCGATCTCTACCGGGATGCGGTGGAACGGCTCGCCGGGCATGGGCTCGTTTATCCCGCGTTCGAGAGCCGGGCGGAGATTGTGCGGATGATCGAGCAGAGTCCGCACATGCAGGTTTCGGCCAAGCCTTGGCCCCGCGACCCCGACGGCTCGCCGCTGTATCCCGGTTCGGTGACGACTTTGCCGCCGCAGGAGCGTGAAGCCCGGATGCGGGCGGGTGAACCGTTCGTGCTGCGGCTGGATTCCGGGACGGCCTGCCGGCAGGCGGGCGCGCTCATGTGGGAAGAGCAAGGTTCCGGCCCCGGAGGGGAGACAAAGCGAGTTGCGGCGCGGCCCGAGGCGTGGGGCGACGTGGTGCTGGCGCGCAAGGAGACGCCGACCAGCTATCACCTCTCGGTCGTGCTCGATGACGCCTTGCAGGGCGTGACCCATGTGGTGCGCGGGCAGGACCTGTTCTGGGCCACCAGCGTGCATCGGCTGTTGCAGCAATTGCTGGGCCTGCCCGCACCGGTCTACCGGCACCACGGCTTGTTGCGCGGCGAGGACGGCCGGAAACTTTCCAAATCGGCGCGGGCGGCCTCGCTGCAATCGCTGCGGGAGCAGGGTCTCAGCCCACAAAATATCCGGGAGATGGTCGGGTTGCCGTGA
- a CDS encoding DNA-3-methyladenine glycosylase family protein, with product MLILNDMTLYLNTQADLDRAISTLIAADPSLADIAQVAGTPALRRREPGFTGLAAIVCGQQLSTHAAAAIWKRVSDAFDPFHHDLIRNARAARLARLGLSAAKIKTLKALARELAANRLDLDTLGRQEADLAHAALTALHGIGPWTADIYLLFCLGHGDAWPGGDLAVQEAMRIGLNLESRPTPKQATVLAERWRPWRGAAAHLWWAYYHAVKRREGILPDDRTHPKPRAPARPRPPAAIAPAQAPVKAAKKPRTAKPVHRKK from the coding sequence ATGCTGATTCTAAATGACATGACACTATACCTGAACACGCAGGCTGACCTCGACCGCGCCATCTCCACGCTCATCGCAGCCGACCCGAGCCTTGCGGACATCGCGCAGGTGGCGGGAACGCCCGCGCTGCGCCGTCGCGAGCCGGGGTTCACCGGCCTTGCCGCCATCGTCTGCGGCCAGCAACTCTCGACCCATGCCGCCGCCGCGATCTGGAAGCGGGTCAGCGATGCATTCGACCCGTTCCATCACGACCTGATCCGCAACGCGCGCGCGGCGCGGCTGGCACGGCTCGGCCTCTCGGCCGCCAAGATCAAGACGCTGAAGGCGCTGGCGCGCGAGCTTGCAGCGAACCGGCTCGACCTCGATACGCTCGGCCGGCAAGAGGCTGATCTCGCTCACGCCGCATTGACGGCGCTGCACGGCATCGGCCCATGGACCGCCGACATCTATCTGCTGTTCTGCCTTGGCCATGGCGATGCCTGGCCGGGAGGCGACCTCGCCGTGCAGGAAGCCATGCGAATCGGACTGAACCTCGAATCCCGCCCGACCCCTAAACAGGCGACGGTGCTGGCGGAACGCTGGCGACCCTGGCGCGGGGCGGCGGCCCATTTATGGTGGGCCTATTATCACGCCGTGAAGCGGCGCGAGGGTATTCTGCCCGATGACAGGACGCACCCGAAACCCAGAGCACCGGCACGGCCGCGCCCGCCTGCCGCTATCGCCCCCGCTCAAGCCCCCGTGAAGGCCGCCAAAAAACCGCGAACGGCGAAACCGGTGCACCGGAAAAAATAG
- a CDS encoding pyridoxal-phosphate-dependent aminotransferase family protein — protein MLNLNFHPSGQHFLQIPGPSPVPDRLLRALSYPTIDHRGPEFGALGRQVLGGIKAIFKTNSPVVIYGSSGTGAWEAALVNTLNAGDTVLMYETGHFATLWKEMAESLGLKPEFIGLSSYESWRHGVQAEMIAERLRADKAHDIKAVCVVHNETSTGVTSDIVAVRRAIDSVNHPALLFVDTISSLASADYRHDEWGVDVTVSGSQKGLMLPPGIGFNAISDRALAAHKKATLPRSYWDWTPILKANETGYWPYTPNTNLLYALSEALDMIAGEGLDNVFARHKRLGEACRVAVQAWGFEIQCLDPKVYSPVLTGVVMPEGVDADHVRKVIYQKFNLSLGAGLGKAKGKMFRIGHLGNCNELTLMAALSGCEMGLRIAGVPVNAKGARAAMDHLESSASQFGLSL, from the coding sequence TCATCGTGGTCCGGAATTTGGCGCGCTCGGCCGTCAGGTGCTGGGCGGGATCAAGGCGATCTTCAAGACCAATAGCCCTGTGGTCATTTACGGATCTTCCGGCACCGGCGCATGGGAAGCCGCGCTGGTCAACACGCTGAATGCCGGCGACACCGTGCTGATGTACGAAACCGGGCATTTCGCCACGCTCTGGAAAGAGATGGCCGAGAGCCTCGGCCTGAAGCCGGAATTCATCGGCCTGTCCAGTTACGAAAGCTGGCGTCATGGCGTGCAGGCGGAGATGATCGCCGAGCGGCTGCGTGCGGATAAGGCGCATGACATCAAGGCCGTCTGCGTCGTTCATAACGAGACATCCACCGGCGTGACGTCCGATATTGTCGCGGTGCGCCGCGCCATCGATAGTGTCAACCATCCGGCGCTGCTGTTTGTCGATACGATTTCAAGTCTTGCATCGGCTGATTACCGTCACGACGAATGGGGCGTGGACGTTACGGTTTCCGGTTCGCAGAAAGGCTTGATGCTGCCGCCCGGCATTGGCTTCAACGCGATATCCGATCGTGCTCTCGCGGCTCATAAAAAGGCGACCTTGCCGCGCAGTTATTGGGACTGGACGCCGATCCTGAAGGCGAACGAGACGGGTTACTGGCCCTACACACCGAACACCAATCTGCTTTACGCGCTGTCCGAAGCACTCGACATGATCGCGGGCGAAGGTCTTGACAACGTGTTCGCGCGTCACAAGCGTCTTGGCGAGGCGTGCCGGGTTGCAGTGCAGGCCTGGGGATTTGAGATCCAGTGTCTCGATCCGAAAGTTTATTCCCCGGTTCTGACCGGCGTGGTGATGCCCGAGGGCGTCGATGCCGATCACGTCCGCAAGGTTATCTATCAGAAATTCAATCTGTCGCTGGGCGCGGGCCTTGGAAAGGCGAAGGGCAAGATGTTCCGGATCGGGCATCTTGGAAACTGCAACGAACTGACACTGATGGCGGCCCTGTCCGGTTGCGAGATGGGGCTTCGCATCGCGGGCGTCCCCGTGAACGCCAAGGGCGCGCGCGCGGCCATGGATCATCTGGAATCGTCTGCAAGTCAGTTTGGCCTGTCACTTTAA